A window of Pan paniscus chromosome X, NHGRI_mPanPan1-v2.0_pri, whole genome shotgun sequence genomic DNA:
GGCTCCAAGGCCCACCCCGTGCCCTTCACAGGGACCCGGGGAGCCAGGGAGGGGCATGCTTAGTGACACAGGGGTTGCAGGGCCAGAGGGGGAGGGCTGGCTGGAGGAAACCCCGGCCCTTTGTCCCCGGATCCCGGGGGTGGCTCCCTGAGGGTGGGAAGTGGCAAGGAGCCCCCTGTCCAGAACAGCCCAGTGGGGGTGACAGCACTAGCGAGTGGGGCCCTGGCCTGGCCTCTGGACAGAGGGAACATTGTTGTGGTGGAGGCAGGGCTGCCTTGGCCTGGCCACTATTGACAAAGCTGCCAGCTGTGAGGGAGCCCGGTCGCCAGGCCCTGGGCGCCACCCCCACCGCCGCCCCTCCTTCCCCAGGCCAGCTCGAATGGGGCTGAGCCTCGACTGTCTCCCTCCCACTCAGGACAATGCCCCCCCGCAGCCATCTCATGCCCATCGCCACTGCCCTGGGGCAGCTGAACTGAGCGTATGTGCCACGCCGCCCAGGAGATCCCTCTGCTGCACCACTTCATGGTAAGTGCCCAGGCCCGGTGTCCCCAAAAATGTTCCTGGGAGGGGCAGGGTAGGGCAGGATGGCTGTGGCCAGGCCCAGGACATACAGGCTGCAGCCTCCCTCATGGCAGACACTGCCCCAGATAGCCCGGGGTCCGCAGGAAGTGTCCGTGCTCTTCCTGCCTGTGTTCCTGAGATAAGCAGCTCCTGGGCCTTCCTCCAGGCGCTGCTCTGCCCTGAGTCCCAGCGGCCCCACTCTTGGTTGGCATGTGACCACACACCCAGGGCAGCATCTCTCTGTGAAGGGCAGGAGGGGCCAGAGCAGGGGCTGCTCCCACCTCTCACCCTCGGGGGCTCACCCCGGGGTCCCaccagacacacccaggaaccaTCTCCAGTCTGGcacccctccctgccccttccctgacccctcccccagccagctcTCCTGGTCTGCTCTTCTCCTGGGACACTCCCACACTGAGGCCCCCTGTGCCAGCCCCTGAGAGACCCAAACTGCTGGGGCCCATGGGGCAGGAGCAGGCCTCCCCGCACCCCTGAAGCCTGTGTTGTCTCTTGACACCCCTGGCTTCTCCCAGCACCCCCGCTGCCTTGCCCCAGTGCTTCCTCGCCCTGGAGCTGGGCGCCAGCATGGAGCTCACCCCTGCCTCTTCGCTGACTTGCTCCTTGCTCAGCCCGCGGCTGCCTGGCTCTTTCCCCCAGCTGCGGAGGGTTCCTCCTTGCAGCCGGCCCTGGCTGCCCAAGGCAGGTTTTCTCTCCCTGTCTGGTCCCTTGGGGCACACGGTGGCCTCACTCCTCTCACCCCACTTAGATCTCTCTTGTCTGGGTGGCGGGCGCAGGGGCGCGCTGTGACACAGCTTCCGCCAGCCTTCCAGCTCCCgcggcctccctccctcccctgccctctctccATCCCTGCCCCCTCTGTGACTCACAGTCCCTCTGTTAGCGCTCTTGTGGCTTTCCAGGACCTGCCCCCCTTCAACAATCTACATGCATATAAAGTAGGAGATGAAAGAATTCTGTCCTTGTGTGCTTGTGCGTGCGCGCATGCTCCCCTCCCGGCCTCTTGCTCCAGCTCTTGGACACTGTCTTTGTCCCTCCTTATGTCCCCCTCTCTCTGTGCCCCCTCTGTCTCCTTGTCTCCGCTCACTCTCTCTCATTCTccatctctctgcctccctccctccctggccctgAGCACCCTGGCCTCTGTCCaccccaccttccaccttcctctGGTCCTCTATCTGCCTTGCGCTCCCACTGCCCTGACCTGTGCCCTCTCACAGGCCCCCGTGATGGCTCGCTGGCCTCCCTtcggcctctgcctcctcctgctgctgctgtcccCACCGCCACTGCCCTTGACAGGGGCCCATCGCTTCTCCGCACCTAATACCACTCTCAACCACTTGGCACTGGCACCTGGCCGAGGCACACTCTATGTCGGCGCAGTGAACCGCCTCTTCCAGCTCAGCCCCGAGCTGCAGCTCGAGGCCGTGGCTGTCACTGGCCCTGTAATCGACAGCCCTGACTGCGTGCCCTTCCGTGACCCAGCCGAGTGCCCACAGGCCCAGCTCACTGACAATGCCAACCAGCTGCTGCTGGTGAGCAGCCGCGCCCAGGAGCTGGTGGCCTGTGGGCAGGTGCGGCAGGGCGTGTGTGAGACACGGCGCCTTGGGGATGTGGCCGAGGTGCTGTACCAGGCTGAGGACCCTGGTGACGGGCAGTTTGTGGCTGCCAATACCCCGGGAGTGGCAACGGTGGGGCTGGTGGTGCCCTTGCCCGGCCGGGACCTCCTGCTTGTGGCCAGAGGGCTGGCGGGCAAGCTGTCGGCAGGGGTGCCACCCCTGGCCATCCGCCAGCTGGCCGGGTCTCAGCCCTTCTCCAGCGAGGGCCTGGGCCGCCTGGTGGTGGGCGACTTCTCCGACTACAACAACAGCTACGTCGGGGCCTTTGCCGACGCCCGCTCCGCCTACTTTGTGTTCCGCCGCCGCGGGGCCCGGGCCCAGGCTGAGTACCGCTCCTACGTGGCCCGCGTCTGCCTGGGGGACACCAACCTGTACTCCTACGTGGAGGTCCCCCTCGCCTGCCAGGGCCAGGGCCTCATCCAGGCCGCCTTCCTTGCCCCGGGCACCTTGCTAGGGGTGTTTGCCGCGGGCCCAAGGGGCACCCAGGCGGCGCTCTGTGCCTTCCCCATGGTGGAGCTGGGTGCCAGCATGGAGCAGGCCCGGAGACTCTGCTACACGGCGGGCGGCCGGGGCCCCAGCGGCGCAGAGGAAGCCACCGTGGAGTACGGCGTCACGTCGCGCTGCGTCACCCTGCCCCTTGTGAGTGGCATGCCCTTCCATCCCCCCTCTCTCTGTGGATGGCTGGCatctttcagcactggacagggGTGCCCACCCATGGGAAGTGCCAGCCAACCTCTCAGCCAGGGGTCAGCTGGGTCTCCAGGTCTCCTGCCTGCTCTCCACCCATTTCTTTCCGCCTTTCTCCCTCTGGATGCTATGAGCTTGCCAGGTGCCCTGGCCCTTCGGCCCTGATTGCTGGGCCTTGGGGTCATCCCAGGGTGCCTGGCTCTCCTCCCGCTGGCAGCCTGGGTATCCCCCGACTGCCTCTCTGCTCTCTTCCGGGGGCTGATTCTCCACTTCCTGCCACGTAGGACTCCCCCGAGTCGTACCCCTGTGGCGACGAGCACACCCCCAGCCCCATTGCTGGCCGCCAGCCCCTGGAGGTCCAGCCTCTGCTGAAGCTCGGGCAGCCGGTCAGCGCCGTGGCAGCTCTCCAGGCAGATGGGCACATGATAGCCTTCCTGGGGGACACCCAGGGCCAGCTGCACAAGGTGAGGGCCCGGCCTTGCTGTCCGGCTGGGTGTGCCCCTGGCCACGGAGGCTCAGGAAAGCCcccagcaacctccacctcttagcCCGCATCCCACGGTTGGGTCAGGGGACTTTGCCACACAGTGACTGCTGGCTGAGCACTGCCCCCTGCAGCCCGGCCTTCACCAGCTGGTGGTGGCTCACGGTGAAGGTGGCTGGggtggctgggtgaggtgggcaGGGTGTGGTGCCTCCTGGTGACCTTCCTGTCTCCCCATAGCTGCCCTCCCACCTGGCAGAACTGTCCCTGGTACACGGGGCCTCACCCAGGGTGCCGCTGCTGCCCCGGTGTCATGGTTCCCTGGAGAGTGTCCTAGGCCTGAGGGTGCTGAGTGGGGGAAGTGATGTGTCCTCCCTCGATGGCCCGGCAGGAAGGGGAACTGGCTCTAAAAAGGAGCCCCCACTAGGAGGAGGGCGTGTCCCTGGAACAGACAACCTTTGGCCATCTGGCCCAGCCTCGTCCTTGTCTCCCCACTCAGGTCTTTCTCCACGGCTCCCAGGGCCAGGTTTACCACTCTCAGCAAGTGGGGCCTCCAGGCTCAGCCATCAGCCCAGACCTGCTGCTGGACAGCAGTGGCAGTCACCTCTATGTCCTGACTGCCCACCAGGTGAGGGCCATCCTGGGGCTGAAGGGGCCAGCACACGCGGCCCAAGTCTCGTGCCCATTGCCTCTCTGCTCTGCTGCCCCTCCAGGTGGACCGGATACCTGTGGCAGCCTGCCCCCAGTTCCCTGACTGTGCcagctgcctccaggcccaggaCCCGCTGTGTGGCTGGTGTGTCCTCCAGGGCAGGTGAGCACGGGGTCTGTGCCTAGGCTAGGGCCAACGGGTGGTGTGTGCCAGGAGGCTGCCCCTGGAAGTAGCCCTAGGCGTGCCGGGAGGCCAACCCTGCCTGTTGGAGAGACTCAGGGCCACCACGGAGGTCACCCATCCTGCCCCATCTCACTGAGCCGTCAATCTGGTTGGCACCCCCCTTTTCCGACACCACCCGGCCTGTGGACTCCTCAtcccagcagccccagccaggGTCCAGAACCCCACACAGCTGTCCTCCAGCCGGTGCTCCACACGGCAGCCCCTGGAATCCTTTAAGGCAGCCCTGAGTCACTGTGCGTCCCTCAGCCCAGCCGCACCTGCCTCTTAGGGCTGGAGCCCACGCCTTGGCCATGAGGCCCTGCCTGCTTGGCCCCTTTCTCTCTGGACACAGTCCCCTTCACGCCTCCTGCTCATtgcaccccactgcactccagctgggccggcctccccagccccctgtTGCCGGTCATCCTTGGAGTGTAGGACCCCCACGGTGACCTGATGGACCCCTGCCTGGCAGGTGTACCCGGAAGGGCCAGTGCGGGCGGGCGGGCCAGCTGAACCAGTGGCTGTGGAGTTATGAGGAGGACAGCCACTGCCTGCACATCCAGAGCCTGCTGCCGGGCCACCACCCCCGCCAGGAGCAGGGCCAGGTAAGCCGCCCACCACCACTGGGCCCTCTGGGCAGCATGACCACTGCCTGGAGCATGAACCCCGCCTGCCTCCcgtcctccttctcctcccatgGCCTCTGCTGCCCCCTCTCTCTGGCTACATCTCCCGGTTTCTCCCCGCTGCATCCCAGGTCACTTTGTCTGTCCCCCGGCTGCCCATCCTGGATGCAGATGAATACTTCCATTGTGCGTTCGGGGACTATGACAGCTTGGCTCATGTGGAAGGGCCCCACGTGGCCTGTGTCACCCCTCCCCAAGACCAGGTGCCACTTAACCCTCCAGGCACAGGTGAGTGGCACATGGGGTAGGGGGCTGGGATGGAAGCTGGAGGGGTAATGAGCCACCTGAcctgtcctgcccccactgtccccTCCCAGACCACGTCACTGTGCCCCTGGCCCTGATGTTCGAGGACGTGACTGTGGCTGCCACCAACTTCTCCTTTTATGACTGCAGTGCCGTCCAGGCCTTGGAGGCGGCTGCCCCGTGAGTCCCTGGGCCTGCCTCCTGGGGTAGGGGTGGCGACCCCAGAGGGCACTCAGTTGAGCAGCCACCCTGCCCCTCTAGGTGTCGCGCTTGCGTGGGCAGCATCTGGCGGTGTCACTGGTGCCCACAGAGTAGCCACTGCGTGTACGGAGAGCACTGCCCAGAGGGCGAGAGGACCATCTACAGCGCCCAGGAGGTGGGTGGGCCCGAACTTCGGGCAGAGACAGGGCTGTCCCTTCTCCACCCTTCCCAGACCCGCCCAGCAGTAGGCCCTTTGAGTTCTGAAGGGCTGAGGGCTTTTGTTTTCCCAGGTGGACATCCAGGTCCGTGGCCCAGGGGCTTGCCCACAGGTCGAAGGCCTGGCAGGTCCCCACCTGGTGCCTGTGGGCTGGGAGAGCCATTTGGCCCTACGCGTGCGGAACCTTCAACATTTCCGAGTGAGCCATCAGGAGGGAAGGGGGCAGGGCAGTGAGGTCTGCCAACAGCGTGTCCACACTCCTGACAGCGTCCTTCCCCAGggcctgcctgcctccttccACTGCTGGCTGGAGCTGCCTGGAGAACTTCGGGGACTGCCGGCCACCCTGGAGGAGACAGCAGGGGATTCAGGCCTCATCCACTGCCAGGCCCACCAGGTGAGTGGCTGCCCTCCAAACCCTCTTGCCCCCAAGCTTCCGTAGACCCTCAGGGGTCTGCCATCTTTGTGAAGAGCCTGCTTGGGGCCCATAACCTCTGTCTGTGGGCCCCAGTCTTGGGGGAGAGGCAGGGAACAATCACATTGATTCTGGGGGGTGGCCCAGAGGAGACAAGAGTCAGAGGTGCCCTGAGTGGGCACCCAGCCTGACCCCACACTCTGCCCACAGTTTTATCCCTCCATGTCCCAGCGGGAGCTCCCAGTGCCCATCTACGTCACCCAGGGCGAGGCCCAGAGGCTGGACAACACCCATGCTCTTTATGGTGAGCCTGAGGGCAGCCAGGCAGGCGGGGCAGGGTGGGTGGCAGACAGGAGGCGCTCAGCACACTGCCTGACCTTCCCTAGTGATCCTGTACGACTGCGCCATGGGCCACCCGGACTGCAGCCACTGCCAAGCGGCCAACAGGAGCCTGGGCTGCCTGTGGTGTGCTGACGGCCAGCCTGCCTGTCGCTATGGGCCCTTGTGCCCGCCGGGGGCTGTGGAGCTGCTGTGTCCTGCGCCCAGCATTGATGCAGTGAGTCTCCTGCCGGGCCCCCACAGCCCAGTGGCCCACTTCTC
This region includes:
- the PLXNB3 gene encoding plexin-B3 isoform X9, coding for MCHAAQEIPLLHHFMHPRCLAPVLPRPGAGRQHGAHPCLFADLLLAQPAAAWLFPPAAEGSSLQPALAAQGRFSLPVWSLGAHGGLTPLTPLRSLLSGWRAQGRAVTQLPPAFQLPRPPSLPCPLSIPAPSVTHSPSVSALVAFQDLPPFNNLHAYKVGDERILSLCACACAHAPLPASCSSSWTLSLSLLMSPSLCAPSVSLSPLTLSHSPSLCLPPSLALSTLASVHPTFHLPLVLYLPCAPTALTCALSQAPVMARWPPFGLCLLLLLLSPPPLPLTGAHRFSAPNTTLNHLALAPGRGTLYVGAVNRLFQLSPELQLEAVAVTGPVIDSPDCVPFRDPAECPQAQLTDNANQLLLVSSRAQELVACGQVRQGVCETRRLGDVAEVLYQAEDPGDGQFVAANTPGVATVGLVVPLPGRDLLLVARGLAGKLSAGVPPLAIRQLAGSQPFSSEGLGRLVVGDFSDYNNSYVGAFADARSAYFVFRRRGARAQAEYRSYVARVCLGDTNLYSYVEVPLACQGQGLIQAAFLAPGTLLGVFAAGPRGTQAALCAFPMVELGASMEQARRLCYTAGGRGPSGAEEATVEYGVTSRCVTLPLDSPESYPCGDEHTPSPIAGRQPLEVQPLLKLGQPVSAVAALQADGHMIAFLGDTQGQLHKVFLHGSQGQVYHSQQVGPPGSAISPDLLLDSSGSHLYVLTAHQVDRIPVAACPQFPDCASCLQAQDPLCGWCVLQGRCTRKGQCGRAGQLNQWLWSYEEDSHCLHIQSLLPGHHPRQEQGQVTLSVPRLPILDADEYFHCAFGDYDSLAHVEGPHVACVTPPQDQVPLNPPGTDHVTVPLALMFEDVTVAATNFSFYDCSAVQALEAAAPCRACVGSIWRCHWCPQSSHCVYGEHCPEGERTIYSAQEVDIQVRGPGACPQVEGLAGPHLVPVGWESHLALRVRNLQHFRGLPASFHCWLELPGELRGLPATLEETAGDSGLIHCQAHQFYPSMSQRELPVPIYVTQGEAQRLDNTHALYVILYDCAMGHPDCSHCQAANRSLGCLWCADGQPACRYGPLCPPGAVELLCPAPSIDAVEPLTGPPEGGLALTILGSNLGRAFADVQYAVSVASRPCNPEPSLYRTSARIVCVTSPAPNGTTGPVRVAIKSQPPGISSQHFTYQDPVLLSLSPRWGPQAGGTQLTIRGQHLQTGGNTSAFVGGQPCPILEPVCPEAIVCRTRPQAVPGEAAVLVVFGHAQRTLLASPFRYTANPRLVAAEPSASFRGGGRLIRVRGTGLDVVQRPLLSVWLEADAEVQASRAQPQDPQPRRSCGAPAADPQACIQLGGGLLQCSTVCSVNSSSLLLCRSPAVPDRARPQRVFFTLDNVQVDFASASGGQGFLYQPNPRLAPLSREGPARPYRLKPGHVLDVEGEGLNLGISKEEVRVHIGRGECLVKTLTRTHLYCEPPAHAPQPANGSGLPQFVVQMGNVQLALGPVQYEAEPPLSAFPVEAQAGVGMGAAVLIAAVLLLTLMYRHKSKQALRDYQKVLVQLESLETGVGDQCRKEFTDLMTEMTDLSSDLEGSGIPFLDYRTYAERAFFPGHGGCPLQPKPEGPGEDGHCATVRQGLTQLSNLLNSKLFLLTLIHTLEEQPSFSQRDRCHVASLLSLALHGKLEYLTDIMRTLLGDLAAHYVHRNPKLMLRSRDTKA